A window of Microtus ochrogaster isolate Prairie Vole_2 unplaced genomic scaffold, MicOch1.0 UNK187, whole genome shotgun sequence contains these coding sequences:
- the LOC101983237 gene encoding H-2 class II histocompatibility antigen, A beta chain-like, whose product MAVQVPSLLLAAAAVLMVLSSPVAQGRDSPRDFVYQHKCQCYFTNGTQRVRYVSSYIYNREEFVRYDSDLGEHRAVTELGRRDAEDWNSQKDVLERTRAEIDTVCRHNYEVMEVRISLRRLEQPKVTVYLSRKEVLNHHNTLVCSVTDFYPAQIKVRWFRNGQEETVGVVSTKLIKNGDWTYQVLVMLEMTPQRGDVYTCHVEHRSLQSPVAVEWSAQSESAQSKMLSGIGGFVLGLIFLGLGLFVRHRNQKGPRGPPPAGLIQ is encoded by the exons ATGGCTGTGCAggtccccagcctcctcctcgCAGCAGCTGCGGTGCTGATGGTGCTGAGCAGCCCGGTGGCCCAGGGCAGAGACTCCCCAA GGGATTTCGTGTACCAGCACAAATGCCAGTGCTACTTCACCAACGGGACGCAGCGCGTGCGGTATGTGAGCAGCTACATCTACAACCGGGAGGAGTTCGTGCGCTACGACAGTGACCTCGGCGAGCACCGCGCGGTGACTGAGCTGGGGCGGCGGGACGCCGAGGACTGGAACAGCCAGAAGGACGTCCTGGAGAGGACGCGGGCCGAGATAGACACGGTGTGCAGACACAACTACGAGGTGATGGAGGTCCGCATCTCCCTGCGGCGGCTCG AGCAGCCCAAGGTGACCGTCTACCTGTCCAGGAAGGAGGTCCTCAACCACCACAACACGCTGGTCTGCTCGGTGACAGATTTCTACCCGGCCCAGATCAAAGTGCGCTGGTTCCGGAATGGCCAGGAGGAGACAGTGGGGGTGGTGTCCACGAAGCTTATTAAGAACGGGGACTGGACCTACCAGGTCCTGGTCATGCTGGAGATGACCCCTCAGCGGGGAGACGTCTACACCTGCCATGTGGAGCACCGCAGTCTGCAGAGCCCTGTTGCTGTGGAGTGGA GTGCACAGTCTGAGTCTGCCCAGAGCAAGATGCTGAGCGGCATCGGGGGCTTCGTGCTGGGGCTCATCTTCCTCGGGCTGGGCCTTTTCGTCCGTCACAGAAATCAGAAAG GACCTCGAGGGCCTCCTCCAGCAG ggCTCATACAGTGA